A window of Theileria parva strain Muguga chromosome 4 map unlocalized ctg_529, whole genome shotgun sequence genomic DNA:
CTTCCTTGTTATTACAGGCAGGACAAACAGctaaaagataaaattaaaattaaatttaaaagcAAAAAATACCTGGAATCCTTGGAGCatgtttaaattcattGGCTTCAAATAGAGTTTTACCAGCCTCCTTCACATTAGTACAAACGGTCTCCTTGTGGTAGTCCTTTGTTACCGGGAGGTTATATGTACACCTTAAACAGGAAAATGAAGATTTATTTTCGGGTTTTTGctcaaaatataaaatactgTGACATAATGGACAAAATAACGACATTTATGAACAAGAAATGAACGTATTCCATAAACTTAGGATtcttacaaatttaaaataaaaattatatattacaacaaattaatcattaaaataattcttACAACCTCGCCTTCTGATTACTTTGATTGAATCTTTCATTCTTTTTGATCTGATTTTCGACAATGTGTGGTTGCGTTCATAAACCATATTCGTGTTAATATTGAACTTAGACTTGCTTCTGATATCTGAAACTACCTTCCTAAACGCTGACAAATTAGTGTTTAGTGTTTTCCTGTAATTCTTTAGTGCACTCTTTACAAATGGTTTCGCCCTAATTTCGGGCATAATATCCTCCATGATAAACTGCTGCGATTTCCTTATTGATAGAATCTTCAAACACTCTTTAACTTGATCCAGAGGTAAAACTGACCTTCTATCCATAAAACTTGTCAATGACTCCATCTTCGGTTGACTCCACTGTAGCTTATAGTTGTCAGTAACTGACGGGTTTAGGAACATGTTATAGGCTTCTCTATTTGGGAAATCAGGGCTAAAGGTCCAATTAACTCTGTAATTTATATGTGCTATTTTATAAGATTTCCTAATAGGGCATTCATCCGCTACTGCACTCTTTAAATTACAGTCATTAGTTGCCCAGTCCCTAAAGTCGTAGAGATCATCAAACGTTGGATATGCTTTAATAACTTCCAGGGCATTAACAATTCCTATGCCTTTAACCCCGGTTGTGTAGTCACATCCACAAATGATTGCTATTAACGCCAGCTGTTTTCTCCCAATCCCCAACTCTCTCCTGATCCTATCCAGAGTATACAGCTCAAACACCTTATCGTTGTAGAAATTCTTCAACAGACACTTTGCTCCAAACACCAGGGAGTCCGAGTCGTCTGAGATCACTGCGTAACACTTCCCACTCCTGTTCATGTATGCACACTGAGACTCAGCCTCTGATGGAGCCACTATGTATGGCACTCCAAAGTGTTCTAGCAACTTGTGAACATCATCGTAATATGGGTTTTTATGAGTTACTGATACTGATTGTGGCTGTGTATACTCATGACCAACTAGCTTTGAACTCTCTGTAACATACTCATCATCTTCAGATTCACTCACATCCTCATCAACTTCCTTTTCCTCTGTAGGCTTAATCTCCAATACTTTATCCTCTATTTTAGGTTCTAAATCTTTATCATCTTTTAGCTGTaaatctttaaaatatttactgTAAACagctaaaaaataattattgtgtGATTTGTCCATAACTTTAGAATCTGATTTGATTTTCTCAGGTGAGCTTGTTATATCAATTGgcgataaattattttgaaCACGTTTAACTGGAGTTTTATGTTCTGAAGCGTTAAAATCAACTTGTTTAATGGAATTTTGTGAAGGTTCTGAGGATTTTACGTTAATCTCATCCATCAGTTCCTTACCAAAAATATCATCGTCAGTTTCAAATAACGTCTTGTCAACGAGTTCCTTAGGCTTATAGTTAAAGCATTCAATTTCTTCATTTGGCTCTGTTTTAATTGAATAGTCAAATTCTGAATCAAGATTATTCATTACTTTTCGGTCAAAATATACGTTATAGTTACAGATATCAAGACCAAGCTTTGTGTTGTAACTATAGCCTATATTTGCTTCAGTTGGAAGTTGTTCTATGTTTAGCATATCCTTAGTCACTTCTGCCTTAAAACtttcaatttcattattaattttaacgcCTCTAATGTAAGATTTGATCTGGTAGCTCGAATACTCGTCAATATCGTCCTTAAGCCTTATCGATTCGTCCCTGTCGTCCTGGATAAATCTATCTCTAACGTCATTCATGAGGACGTATTTAGACTTATTTGATAAGGATTCAGCGTTCTTAATCGCTAAAATCTCATGTTCATAGTTAGAGTCACCACCCAAGCCTAGTTTACTGTAATAGTCTGAAGTGTCATTTGAGAAGAGAACTGATTTAGGCGTAAGATCCGAAGAATCATCTGGAAAAAGTTCTAAGAGTTCATCATAGTTTGGAATGGTTTCCTTTTCTGCGTTTTCATCGGTTAAATAGAGGTCAAACCCATTTTTTACCGAATCTGTGTCGGGATTAAGATCCTCATCAACACGAACGTCGGAGGAAACCACGTGCACAGAATCAGGAACAGAAGCATTATTACCaccaaaaataattttggGAGGTTCAGAAGGAAGTCTAGCTTCATCAGGGGTGCTTGGTTTATTATGCCTGGTCGAGTTTTTCATTTGTAGGGCAAGGAGCTTATATGCGAGCAATTTGTGATTTGTTTCGCATTTTTCTCTGGCTATTTTTCGCCTAAGAAGAGTCTTCATTTTAGCAAATGGAGAACAGCCGTCAAACACGAAAACGGGCTTAATTCCCCTGTCTAGAAGGTAACAAATCCTTAAGAAGAACACAGCAACTATATCTCCTCCATGCCTCATGTTAGATTCTGAGGCTAGGCAGTGGCTGATCCAAAAACTTCCATCAATTGCGCAAACCTTACCAAATAGAGACTCTACTCTCAACGGCAAAGCTGTTGCTGATAAAAGATCCCATAAATTGTGTACTCCCATCgtttataaatgtgtattactGCTGAGAATTTGTGATATTCTTAGATGCTTCTGAAACAGCCTGCGATAGTATTGTGTGAGCCTCGTACCTGAAAAATcgtgtaaaaatattccTATATATTACTTACATTCTATCCATGCACTTTGCGATGCAAATCTGCTcgtttttatttaatttatcgTCGAATTTTGATGGGAAACACTTGTTAAAACATACTTTCTTCACTTGctaaattacataattagTTAGAATGCTTACTAAAATACATACCTCATTGAGCATAGTAAGAACTAGAAGGTTTAGCGCTGTATTTAAATCAGCTTGCGGAGCTGTTGTATCTGacatattataaatattgatATATTATTACGATAAATATATGCTATGAATAAATATTGAAGGTAAGAATGTATAAAACTACCCCAGCTTTTATAAATAGAaagaatttataataaaattacataagAATTACttatctttaaaatatttaaattatatgtaATTTGATTCAAACTCGTTAATCAATGAATGTTAATTAATCATATGTGTGATGAATCAAAGAATCCtattcataaatttaaataaaataaacaacataaaataagttattttaaaaatatgaaatatttatttctaataattttatttaacaattatactACTTTGGCTTCAggttttattttacaattttattatacacactATTCATTTACTATTTTTTGTACATTTGTATATGGGTGTTACTCGTTCCAACCACTCTCTAACAAATcagaataatttatcaactttAACTCTAAATTTACTTGACGAAATCATCTCTGTTTTCTCACTAAATTGTATTTCTCCATGGAGTCACGATGCTACTCATGAAAATAATCTAGGCTTAATTCCTTCATCTCAATTTGTTAACGTCTCAAGGCAAATTGGACTCACATATACCCCTTCCGAGTCTAGGTCCATTAATAAGGAGCTTAAGCTAAAAGGCATTGACTTTATTGACGTGGATACGTTTGTTCAGCTTGTAGATAATAAGATTAGGCTCGATAGTGACATCAAATCAAAAGTCCCTGAATTTACTTCTGTTGAGGACTTTTTGGGCCCCAAACTGGATGAAtgttatacaattttagaCTGGCAAAAATCTGGTAAACTTCCCTCTTCTGATCTAAAACATATGCTTTCGTGCTTTGACAACGGTCAATTTGACTCCTCCAAGcttaacacattatttaaaagtGCTGGTCTCACCAGCAAAAGGATTATTAGCAAGGATGACTTCAGGCGTATGTTCATGCCCATCAGTGATACTTCATTTTTCTCAGTCAGACTTTTCGATGAAACTAAATCATCTTAATACACTGTACTATAATATGTGTGTAACCTAATTAACATGGAAAATACTGATACTTTACAAGGGTCAAATCCCAACGTTCTCAAGAGGTTGCCTCGAAGTCAGAAAAAGCGTCTAAAGAGGGAGAAGAAACGTTTAGCTCGCAGACTAAAGAGGCCAGAAGTAAAAAAGAGGAGGAAATCAATTATGCGTTCCGAGCGTGAAAACCTATTATCATCACTTTCTCCAGgtatattttacatcaTTCCTTACATTTGTAATGTTATTTATGGTCTATTATCAGATGAACGGGAGTTATACATAACTAATCTGAGAAGAACAAATTATGAGAAGGCAGTCGAACTGAACAATTTTCTTGAAAAGTCATACAAAGAGGGCCTTCCTATTTGCATAGATTGTAGTTTTGGAGAGGACATGAATTCAAAGGTACTATTAATCATAGTAATAATACTCCAGGAAATCAGGAGCCTTGCTAAACAAATATCACTTTGCTACAACCTAATCaagaaatataaaatacctGTGAGAAcataaacaatttatttttatacattttcaGATAAGGCTAACGTTGACGAGTTTTTCACAATCTTCATCTATTTATGAAGATTGCCAGCTTTTCGGTTTTAATAACTGGAAGGTTTGTATCAACtggtaatatttattacaatAGGTGCACGTTCATGATTGTGGATTTTGGGAACTTTTTGATAAGGATAAGATTATTGTTCTCTCTCCGGATGCCACTGAGGTAAAATATTCTCAACCTTATAAGTTCAGTGTTTGGAGGAATTGTCAAATGATAAGGTTTATGTTATTGGAGGACTGGTCGACACTAACGTTAAAAAGGTATTAAACCATAATTCTAATTACATTCTGAATATTCAGAACAAGCTATTGAACAAGGCGATTTCTCATAATATCAGTGCCAAATGCCTTCCAATCAAGGTTAGAAATGTTGCAGTATAAACTTGTAGAAATATGTTCCAAATTGCAAGAAAACAGTCCTAAATGTGTCAACAGTTTTTGAAATTCTTTGCTTAAGGCTTAGTAGCTTCTCTTGGGAAGAATCCCTTACTAAGTGTTTGCCATCAAGATCTCTTTAATAATAtcagtataatatatattctaAATATCTTGTACAATTTCCCACACAATGAAACCAACGGCAATCTgtataatgtaaaattgtaGCGATAAATTTACGtgtaatgtgttaaatgataatttgatatatattagtttttaaatatgtataaaaCGGCCTATTTGTTCAGTTCAATTATCCATATACCTAATAGTCTTGAAGAAGAGTCTGAAACCTCGAATAAAAAGGATGAATCAGACTCAAATAAAGAAAAAAACGATGttgatgatgaaaataataatacaggTAATTAATAACTTCAatcatattatatattaattccTAATGCCCGATGTAGATGGTCCAATTCGCACTCATCCAGGAAATAAGGTTTCATACTGTGTACACTGTAAAGggaaaacatttttaaatcaagAGTCAGTGGATAAACATCTAAGTAGTAAGGTACTAATTTAAGCAGTGTATTAGAGCGATTATTGTTATAAAAGCACATACGGttttatacataaattaCTTAGAATCATCTAAAAAACGTGAAGAAAACTAAAAAGAATAACGAGAAGGCGGAAGAGGCAAGAAAGAGATTCATCGAAAGGATGGATAAGATCGATAAAAGGATATGGAAACACATGAAATTGTGCTAATATATAGTGTAAGATTCCACGGTACACGTTAGATTTATTAATGAAATCAGTATAATTGCACagtaaattttacttatatttaatttggaGTATAAGTGATGTGTaagatttaaataaataaatccaTATTTAAATAAGATTCCCCATATGAAATACAATAGAATGTGGAATTCGTCGTtaattatgaataattGATTACATTCGCAAGTTTTCctgatttaatttattttctattattatttgttcGTGGGTATTACTTACACATCTCTCGTTTTGTACTTGGATTTAGCTCGAATTTCGTTTACACACTTAATGCGATCTTCGATTACACATTGTGTCattttagtttaatttttaatttattttgcAATATAAGgttttgtaaatattatggATTGctaaaatgtgttttgaTGACTGATTTGTCACTGAATTCCACCTAAAGTTCCGAATGTACGGATTCAATACTTAATTGAGATTTATGGAATTTGCTTTCGTCTGAAATGGAAACAGTTCCAAGTGTGTGTGAATTTACTGAATTAGATTCCAGCGAGAATACAAAGCTGGAGGAGTTGGACGAGGGAATAAACGACTTTAACCTCAATGACTTTTACAAGTGTGTAAAGTTAAACCAACTCAAGAAATCAAGAAGTGAGAATTCACTTCTTAACAATAACTCTTCAGGTACTACTGAAAACGGTAAATGTGATGTCGAAGACTCTCTTAACGGACAATGCGGCATCACAGATGAAATGTCAAAGAACATGCTATCATACAAGCGTAGCAGACTGCTAAGTAAAATCGGTGGGTATAAGGCACTCTACTCGGACAAAATGGGCATTGTGGAGTACCTTCTACATTCTTATGTAATTCTATTTTGCCCTAACCCAGTCACTCTCTACAGTTATGAAGCAGTTTTCAAGAACATGAGTCCAGGTATTGTATTGCTAGATATTCCATTATTCTTCCACAACGTATTTacactaaataatttttattagatTCCGACGAGTTTTGGAACACCTTGAGAACTCTCACTAGTGTACAGTTAGACGTTGACAACTACCCGAACCAGCTACCATGCTACATATCACTCCTGCTGGAAGAGTCTGACGGAACTCATCAATTCCAAAGCTTAAACAACGCCGACGCAAAGAAACTCGACACTCACTTCACATGGCTTTGCAGGTGCTGCATAAATGTAACAGGAAGCAAAAACGAGGATTATAACGAGGAATCATTATCGGATTCTGTTGACAAGAGATACTCTGACGTGTGTGAGAGTAAGGGGAACAGGAAAAAATCGCCAGGAAGCCATCTTACTCTTAACAACGTTCTTAATGACAACTATGACTTATCCTCGGATGTCCTTTACGAGGCAATTAGGCAGAGGGGAAACAGGTACCTACAAAGAAGTCTGTACAGTAACGTTAAAAACATGGCTGGTTTAACCTCGAGAGGAATTAACCCTAATGTGGCTGCTAAGCTAACGGAGTCTGACAGTCGCATGAAGAGGTTTATGGACATCATTCAGGAGTCTTCGCTTGATTCTTCAGACCCTTCACTCTACAACAATTATTACGATTTATTTGGAGATGAGAGGCGACACTCGTCAAGAAGATCAATGCTAATGAGAAAGAAATATTCCTGAAACTACGGCAGCTTGGAAgcttttaaattaatgtgtattttattatttatttgtcTCGATTATTTCATCAGTGGGGACTGAGAAGAAATTTCTTCCTATTTCACCTGCACATTTCATTTATACTTATTCATTCATTCTttgtttattatattaatttcagTATGACATAAATTCACTGGAATCAATGAAATACATTACAagttattgttaatttatggAAATGAAAAAATGCAGGAAGAAATCGAAACGTAAACGGTCTAAATTAAACTTAACAACTCAGAAAATTTCTAATgacataaataaaatatttaaatcaacATTCAACTACAAATCggataatattttttattctaaCTGCGATTGTGGATGCTCTCGGTCTCTTAAATCAATTCAATCTATtcttattaaaaattactttacAAATAAGTATCTATGGATTCGGTATTCTGGAGTTTCCTTAAAAAGTATCTCAGAACTTACAGATTTTTCATGTATTATATCAAGTAATGGATTTAATGAGCTTAAGTTTGACTCACTCGACCTCAACTTTGTTAAATCAGATATTTCAAGACAACCTTGGgttgtaaataaaaaattacgaGATTTGGCAGTGAAttcaatttacacattttgtatatataataatgttcCATATTGGCAGGGCCTACATGACATCGCTTCGGCATTGGTCCACCTCGATCCAACCCCTACTGTTGGTGAGCTTTCAGCTATTCTTGAGCACTTGATTAAGACATACGCTCCTCTTCTGTTTTTACCTACTACTGATGATATTAACA
This region includes:
- the rpoM gene encoding Transcription factor S-II (TFIIS) family protein codes for the protein MSLFCPLCHSILYFEQKPENKSSFSCLRCTYNLPVTKDYHKETVCTNVKEAGKTLFEANEFKHAPRIPAVCPACNNKEAYFMSIQTRSADEPMTQFFVCTACLKRWKE
- the UVH3 gene encoding DNA repair protein Rad2 — protein: MGVHNLWDLLSATALPLRVESLFGKVCAIDGSFWISHCLASESNMRHGGDIVAVFFLRICYLLDRGIKPVFVFDGCSPFAKMKTLLRRKIAREKCETNHKLLAYKLLALQMKNSTRHNKPSTPDEARLPSEPPKIIFGGNNASVPDSVHVVSSDVRVDEDLNPDTDSVKNGFDLYLTDENAEKETIPNYDELLELFPDDSSDLTPKSVLFSNDTSDYYSKLGLGGDSNYEHEILAIKNAESLSNKSKYVLMNDVRDRFIQDDRDESIRLKDDIDEYSSYQIKSYIRGVKINNEIESFKAEVTKDMLNIEQLPTEANIGYSYNTKLGLDICNYNVYFDRKVMNNLDSEFDYSIKTEPNEEIECFNYKPKELVDKTLFETDDDIFGKELMDEINVKSSEPSQNSIKQVDFNASEHKTPVKRVQNNLSPIDITSSPEKIKSDSKVMDKSHNNYFLAVYSKYFKDLQLKDDKDLEPKIEDKVLEIKPTEEKEVDEDVSESEDDEYVTESSKLVGHEYTQPQSVSVTHKNPYYDDVHKLLEHFGVPYIVAPSEAESQCAYMNRSGKCYAVISDDSDSLVFGAKCLLKNFYNDKVFELYTLDRIRRELGIGRKQLALIAIICGCDYTTGVKGIGIVNALEVIKAYPTFDDLYDFRDWATNDCNLKSAVADECPIRKSYKIAHINYRVNWTFSPDFPNREAYNMFLNPSVTDNYKLQWSQPKMESLTSFMDRRSVLPLDQVKECLKILSIRKSQQFIMEDIMPEIRAKPFVKSALKNYRKTLNTNLSAFRKVVSDIRSKSKFNINTNMVYERNHTLSKIRSKRMKDSIKVIRRRGCKNYFND
- a CDS encoding Tim10/DDP family zinc finger family protein, translated to MSDTTAPQADLNTALNLLVLTMLNEQVKKVCFNKCFPSKFDDKLNKNEQICIAKCMDRMYEAHTILSQAVSEASKNITNSQQ
- the trm10 gene encoding tRNA (Guanine-1)-methyltransferase family protein; the encoded protein is MENTDTLQGSNPNVLKRLPRSQKKRLKREKKRLARRLKRPEVKKRRKSIMRSERENLLSSLSPDERELYITNLRRTNYEKAVELNNFLEKSYKEGLPICIDCSFGEDMNSKEIRSLAKQISLCYNLIKKYKIPIRLTLTSFSQSSSIYEDCQLFGFNNWKVHVHDCGFWELFDKDKIIVLSPDATECLEELSNDKVYVIGGLVDTNVKKNKLLNKAISHNISAKCLPIKKYVPNCKKTVLNVSTVFEILCLRLSSFSWEESLTKCLPSRSL
- a CDS encoding Zinc-finger double-stranded RNA-binding family protein, with product MYKTAYLFSSIIHIPNSLEEESETSNKKDESDSNKEKNDVDDENNNTDGPIRTHPGNKVSYCVHCKGKTFLNQESVDKHLSSKNHLKNVKKTKKNNEKAEEARKRFIERMDKIDKRIWKHMKLC